One Bufo gargarizans isolate SCDJY-AF-19 chromosome 3, ASM1485885v1, whole genome shotgun sequence DNA segment encodes these proteins:
- the BCL7B gene encoding B-cell CLL/lymphoma 7 protein family member B isoform X2, with translation MTEKKWVTVGDTSLRIFKWVPVIDGRDKEKVKGSATHSNSSSTGNSSLLLEFQDETSNQSSLSDAYQPKVESSTSSPSPTHSESPSPVHTADSQPPTLGQESLDEPSVPSSEVADEPPTLTKEEPALSAAQAEDPDESGAPPLKRVCPDVPSRPPTALKS, from the exons ATGAC GGAGAAGAAATGGGTGACAGTTGGCGACACATCCCTGCGGATATTTAAATGGGTTCCTGTCATTGATGGAAGAGAT AAGGAGAAAGTCAAAGGCAGTGCCACTCACTCAAATTCTTCATCCACTGGCAACTCCTCGCTTCTGCTGGAATTTCAGG ATGAAACCAGTAACCAAAGCTCCTTGTCAGATGCATACCAACCAAAGGTGGAAAGCAGCACCTCCAGCCCAAGCCCCACACATAGCGAGTCCCCCAGTCCAGTGCACACAGCGGACTCCCAGCCCCCAACACTGGGACAGGAGAGTCTGGATG AGCCCTCTGTGCCTTCTTCTGAGGTAGCAGATGAACCCCCTACTCTGACTAAGGAGGAACCTGCGTTATCTGCTGCCCAG GCAGAAGATCCGGATGAGTCTGGAGCTCCACCGTTGAAGAGAGTGTGTCCCGATGTGCCTTCCCGTCCTCCCACTGCACTGAAAAGCTAG
- the BCL7B gene encoding B-cell CLL/lymphoma 7 protein family member B isoform X1, with protein MSGRSVRAETRSRAKDDIKKVMAAIEKVRRWEKKWVTVGDTSLRIFKWVPVIDGRDKEKVKGSATHSNSSSTGNSSLLLEFQDETSNQSSLSDAYQPKVESSTSSPSPTHSESPSPVHTADSQPPTLGQESLDEPSVPSSEVADEPPTLTKEEPALSAAQAEDPDESGAPPLKRVCPDVPSRPPTALKS; from the exons ATGTCAGGCCGTTCAGTGAGAGCCGAGACCCGAAGCCGGGCCAAAGATGACATCAAAAAAGTGATGGCGGCCATCGAGAAGGTCCGCAGATG GGAGAAGAAATGGGTGACAGTTGGCGACACATCCCTGCGGATATTTAAATGGGTTCCTGTCATTGATGGAAGAGAT AAGGAGAAAGTCAAAGGCAGTGCCACTCACTCAAATTCTTCATCCACTGGCAACTCCTCGCTTCTGCTGGAATTTCAGG ATGAAACCAGTAACCAAAGCTCCTTGTCAGATGCATACCAACCAAAGGTGGAAAGCAGCACCTCCAGCCCAAGCCCCACACATAGCGAGTCCCCCAGTCCAGTGCACACAGCGGACTCCCAGCCCCCAACACTGGGACAGGAGAGTCTGGATG AGCCCTCTGTGCCTTCTTCTGAGGTAGCAGATGAACCCCCTACTCTGACTAAGGAGGAACCTGCGTTATCTGCTGCCCAG GCAGAAGATCCGGATGAGTCTGGAGCTCCACCGTTGAAGAGAGTGTGTCCCGATGTGCCTTCCCGTCCTCCCACTGCACTGAAAAGCTAG